From Pongo pygmaeus isolate AG05252 chromosome 1, NHGRI_mPonPyg2-v2.0_pri, whole genome shotgun sequence, one genomic window encodes:
- the LOC129021600 gene encoding small proline-rich protein 2A-like translates to MSYQQQQCKQPCQPPPVCPTPKCSEPCPPPKCPEPCPPPKCPQPCPPQPCQQKYPPVTPSPPCQSKYPPKSK, encoded by the coding sequence ATGTCTTATCAACAGCAGCAGTGCAAGCAGCCCTGCCAGCCACCTCCTGTGTGCCCCACACCAAAGTGCTCAGAGCCATGTCCACCCCCGAAGTGCCCTGAGCCCTGCCCACCACCAAAGTGTCCACagccctgcccacctcagccgTGCCAGCAGAAATATCCTCCTGTGacaccttccccaccctgccaGTCAAAGTATCCACCCAAGAGCAAGTAA